ctacaaaaacaaatgagacctaaAAGACAATATGAAAGGATTGCTACAATGGTGATGACAAAAGGTCTTGATCCCGCGAGAGTGAACTATTTCCCGAAATCCATTATCTTCATGAGTTATGATATATTCAAATATCCAAATTTTGATGCCAAATTAATACCCCATAGATAGTTCTTACTTATATATTCTTAGAGAGGAAGAGATACTTGTTGAAAAATCCATATAATCATATATACCAGATTCTATCGATCGAAACCATCTATATACAGGTTGTATTACAACGTCGAGGGAGCTGAGGATAGGACATGGCTACAAACTTTGCATGATCAAATACACTGAGTACTTTCAAAACCTGAAATAAAAGGATCATACAATTTTGTTTAGTTTCGTGCTTAATTCTAAGCTCACTACATGAACATGCAGAAGCCATTATCGCCCCAATTAAAAGTGAAGTATgcatgacattatatatatgtcagGATGGATTGCTTCCTGCATGGTAATTAATCAGTGAAGGTTGTCGCATGATCTGCGCctgcatatatttatatatataggaattcgACTAGGAacggctatatatatatatataaagaagaaCAATCCAAGCAGGGAAcctaatttatcattattttcacaTAGAGAACCCTCAGCATACgcaacatgattttttttttctctctctctttataatTGTACGGTAAGAATGGGcttaaatattatagtttttttttccttggcgAATGAGcttgatgtatatatatagttatcaccaatatatatttaactatcagctgatatattaattttacagTTTCATGAGTATCATTAAGTGTCATTTCATACCAACTATATATGTCTAAGCTGCTCTTTGTTGTTTTGTACTAAAGTCATGAGCATTGAGTAGGATTCGAGTTTTCTTTCCAACTTTCCTCCTTACACAAGTTGATAAAGAAGACATTGTGCGTAGAGTCTATGATCCGTAGCAGACAAATTTAGAAGTATATTTAATGAAGTACTAAtgaggctagctagctaatatatatatatatagatagatggCCTTCCGTGGTCAATcattttgataattaaattataatactcTATCCTGATTGTTTAAGTTTTTTGGAATTATGCATGCAACCTCGACCTAGCTGGCTAGCTTTTCCCTCTCACCcaaattaaagaatattttttgaaaggactgaagaaaaaatgagaggccggatatatatatatatacgttgcACTTTTGTGATATCAAGAGTACGTAGTGCCACGTACGTGGATTGTAAAGCCATCATGAGCTGCATGGTGAGGGACTTCCCTTCCCGTCCTGATCTATATATGCATTATCTTCATCGAAAGTGGTTGATAAAAACGATTTTGATATATAACTAAGACGTACGTACGGCCCATAAATCGtgagaattatttattttcattcatttctaaTTGCATTGATTGCCCCGTTACTAATTAATTCATtgcgcacatatatatatatatatgctctagTTAATTGGCTTGTTTAATTAGTTCCAATTTCTTATGATCATGAATTAATATTGCGACACTATATCACAAATTACACACTAGGCATGTCAACAAAAGTCgttcaataatttatatatgcataCTCGATCAGCCGTTAACTTCTGATCTCCATACTGATCTCTAAATAATTCTTTCTTTTCGCTCCCACCAAATAAAGAGAATTTAGAAATTACTAaattcagatatatatattcgagagacaaatataataaataatataaagataattgaTTATTAGTGATCCAAATTAAGGGATCAATGTGCAATTCCTTGCCTATTACAATGCCTTCTTTGACTCGTTTACGTGATGTGATATCGATCacgtggaaggaaaatgatcagATTGTTAAATAGATTCTGAATTACATGCACGTTTAGTACTACACTGCAAAAGGAACAAAAAGTCTTGCAATGAACAAATCAAAGGTTAATTAGCTTATTCATTACCGTAGaatgtttcttcatttttttatttatttgaggaacataattatttaattagaatatttgcAATACCAGTAGTAGTTGCACTAATTGAGGAAATGTGGAGACAATCATCTGAATCATGAATTATCAtcgttataatattatattaagataGACAAAAGCTAATGTATCAATCCTCAAATAAAGCTCTGCTAGCTCGTCtttttcaaacatatatataattaattttcaagggtacgtacgtatataggTCCTCTTTCTCACCTTTAAAAATGGCGATCTCGTGAAGTTATGACAAAGTAGCTTTCTGTGATATATATGCCTTCATTAGATAAGGAATCTGTTTAATAATAACCTTCTTCTTCATGCACATGTGGTACTCGTCGTTATTgttgtttcatttcattttacttatttatttattttaattaattattgcgTGCATCATGTGTGCGTGAGGCTAGGGGACTAAGGGGCAGATGGGGATGATATCGCTTTTAAGTTCTAATTCAAATCTAAAGTGTAGGGTTCAAGTGAGAGATATATAGACAAACGTATTGTGTGGATTCTATAATTACATTCATAtcgttactatttattattacctatataattttttttataatattaaatatttaatcaaGAGAAATATTTGGTCTACATAAAAATTTTACACATTGGGGTGgtttaatttacaaactgacataatttaatttaatctatcatattataaaactcTTTACAATAAACCATCTCTCACTTGAAGTTCGTTGTTGTTCAGAATTGAGCAGTTCgtattaggggtgtaatcggtccagtCCAGTCTGGGAGAGGTCACGAACTGAAAATTTTAGTCCATCATTTTTGCCGGACTGAACCGTTAGCTATCGAtctatgaacattttttttcctctttttctttttttgacaaaaaagtttatgcaaaaaattaattaaattagtaaaattaaaattaagtaatctCTATTCTCTTtgacattttatatatagttaataaatattaaataatttcattgtatatatggtCAATAGTGATCCCTTGAATGAAAActacataattaatttatacagttaccatataaaataatattatatataatatttaaaaacatatatacacacattcgGTCGGTCTCAGTTTGGTCGAGTCCAAGAAAACTACATCCCGAGACCAACTAATAAGATTATCAGTTTGATTCAATCTGGTCGATTTTTTCGATCCGGACCAATagttttacacccctagtttgTATATTTGGGGAGATCATGGAAAGCggaacaaattatttttatgtttttatgatgagtaatattagatataaaccTCATgcaagtattttataaataaataagttacgttaaaaaaaaaaaaaaaagatttccttACACTTTTTTATGATATGTCCTGCGTTTTACAAAGAGACtcggaaaattttatttatttagaaccTGTAAAAACCATTACTACggtatatatatactcatttcTACCATCAAATTATCTCAGTGGCAGCGTCAGAAGCAAAGCAAACCCGAACTAAAATTGCTGAAGTAATACCGATAACAACGACTGTGTATCAAACCCGTACTAAAAACCAAAGGAATAGTTTCAATGGAAGAGCCAAAGGAAAGCAAACCCGAAACGCTAATCTAGTTACAAAGACCTTTTCATTGACGTTTTCTCTTCCTCATAGATTCTCAAGTTGCTTTCATGTATTCAACATGAATACGGGGAAGTATTCCTGAACCTTATATCTCTCCCTCTCCATGAAAACcttccataaaatatctattcctttctttttatcttaatttgcCAATTTCCAGTCAAAGAATATATATGCAGGAAGCTCCGTATTGGATGTGGATGAAGAGGAAACAAATCTTAGAGTCGGATTCTCAACGATCAGTGATTTGTCTGAACAACAGAACATGGGAAGAAAAGGCTTTTGCAGAAGATGCAGCTGGGCCTCTTGGGGGATGCATATGGCCTCCAAGATCTTATTCTTGTAGTTTTTGCAACAGAGAGTTCAGGTCTGCCCAAGCCCTAGGTGGTCATATGAATGTTCATAGAAGGGATAGGGCAAGGATGAAAGAATCCCTTAGCTCCTCCAATGATGTAGCCCCCcatcatcaaaatcatcatGACCAGAATCGTTCCAAGTCTCTGGGTGCTCAGTTTCCAACTGATGTTTGTAAGTTGTTTCACAGTCGAGACCCTAAATCTAGTCCTAACATTGTTGCATCAGGTGCTCTATCACCTTCGTGGGTTTCAACCTTTTACACTCCAGAAAATTTTAGTGAACAACGTACTTCTGCGCCTGCTCATTCTTCTTCTATTGCTCAATCTTTGTCCGATCCTGTGGGCGTTAGACTTCTCATGAGTATCTCTGAATCAAAACATGGATTGGCAAATAATCCGAGGGAAGAAGATTCTACTTGTTTACGTAATGACGATTATGTTGAAACTGAATTTTCTGTCGGTATGAATTCTTTTGTTTGCCAAAATCGACCAACTGGGTCCCCTGGGGATGAGGCGATCAGTTGCAAAAGACCCAAGACTGCTGTTTCTTCACTGTCGCTCTTTCTTAAGGCATGTTCGGATGCTAGATACCACCTTCAGTCAGAGGTAACCGAAGTAGTTAAGCCAATCAGCATGGAGGACTTGGATCTTGAGCTCAGGTTGGGTGATCCAGGATCACCTAAAGTGAAGCAGTAggttacaattatatatatgtgcctGATCAAGTTACATTTTGTTTGCTGTATGGAGAGAGAATCTTTGATATTGTTTGCATCTTCTCATGagtttctctttcctttcctttcctatGATCTCTTCTTGATCTAATGGCTAACAGGCAGAGGCAGCTCTGCGTCTATTAGAATCTTGATTGAAATGAAAGGCTTATTTTTCAATGAGCTGACTAAATGACACATCTCCATTAATGTATCAGCTGATATATTTCCTTTCTATCTGTATTTctggagctagctagctagttggcTGGCTGGTatgataatcatcaatctcggTTTGCACTATATGATCTTCCACTTTCTTCTTATGATCATATAGAATCGAAAGATGGATCAGACTAGTGGTTGGTAGGAGACAAATGAAGGAAAAGATGAATGTAGCTGCATCTCAATTTCAATAATACAAAACTCAAACTGATCTGAACATGTGCAATGATCTAGTTGCTAGCCTGTGTTCTGATGGATCTGTTCCGATCTTATAGCAGTTCAATTAATATTGGAAAGCTGACATAATATTTTCTGAATTCACTACCTATGATTTTCTAACAATAGGGTTATTATGAGGCGTGATCCCGGTCTTAGATACAATATTAGAtgcaaattagttcaaacaattATCATTTAGTACTCGCTGTGTTAATATATGTTAGAATATCTTTTCTGGCCTGGGTTGGTAATCCAATATTACTAGATCTCACACCGTGACACCCTTAGTTAACTGCAAGTTCATACGTGAAGAGAGAGGCTAGGGAGAGAGGAATTGACAGCCTAGCTAGCTCAAGGAACTGACATTTAAAAGTCACTTCAGCTACATCCCAAAGGATTAAAAgtaagagctagctagctagacatACATGACAAAACACGGATTCCCTTTTCACCTGTATCATTACCATCAGCGAAATCTATTACCCTCACATATCAGTCCTCCCAATAAATTCCAAACTATTCGGTTCTTTTCCACACTTTTTACTCGATTTAAACCGGCCTCCAAATACTCCACCAACTCCGTGGAATAAAAAACAagacaattattttataaagc
This window of the Juglans regia cultivar Chandler chromosome 12, Walnut 2.0, whole genome shotgun sequence genome carries:
- the LOC108983348 gene encoding zinc finger protein 10-like, with product MQEAPYWMWMKRKQILESDSQRSVICLNNRTWEEKAFAEDAAGPLGGCIWPPRSYSCSFCNREFRSAQALGGHMNVHRRDRARMKESLSSSNDVAPHHQNHHDQNRSKSLGAQFPTDVCKLFHSRDPKSSPNIVASGALSPSWVSTFYTPENFSEQRTSAPAHSSSIAQSLSDPVGVRLLMSISESKHGLANNPREEDSTCLRNDDYVETEFSVGMNSFVCQNRPTGSPGDEAISCKRPKTAVSSLSLFLKACSDARYHLQSEVTEVVKPISMEDLDLELRLGDPGSPKVKQ